A genomic region of Fusarium falciforme chromosome 4, complete sequence contains the following coding sequences:
- a CDS encoding FAD-binding-3 domain-containing protein: protein MTTQNGILDHLLFTEDNSAPACHRGPLRVAIIGAGIGGLSAAIGLRRQGHQVDLYEKSSFAVELGAGIHLTPNGNGILRRWGIFAEEFGGTLLNRRFEFHYNGELILDENLATPNLRWEHPWHLVHRVALHERLKRAATGEDGRGLPAILHTSSEVVHVSPERGKITLVDGTIIEADVIIGADGVHSRSRRFICDSMPGVISSGKGAFRFLIPRSLADEDPETQPLVEARDAAYMWFANDRRVVLYPCNSNKTLNFVCIHPEEESHSMAGDGWDKTGSLEQVLEVFKSFDPVLLRLFRKMDPKELKVWQLLDMEKPPAWVNERMALLGDAAHPFTPYQGQGANQAIEDAATIMVVLPYGTCPADVPERLKIVIPGKRARTGKMESPKSTASVPFSKREVMLAYRMQAAIFGSFNFAHDAYHHANIVFKRHLWKSTPGARWRMPVSFGPSYELRSHDSSDSRQTFTTAAVRFKSSRTYLESLLPTESYTFVADDTLCEVSLAITTRKNVPCLGGADYSRFGLYLHGVQYKRDDGSTVQGSFVPVLLEDSADMVISTREEQGMPALFCDIEVTSSPQTYQMKASWRGVNFTDLILEDLEEDPRAAETAGDDVSGRVLLSHHLRPKIGVPEEPGETCAIKGSIGDASCRVTQRWRIKKGSVKLQGHSWESLPTLHHVAASLADMAMYGIVSAEVVSGTGVPDKRKYSRI from the exons ATGACCACGCAGAATGGGATCCTGGATCACTTACTCTTCACCGAAGACAACTCAGCTCCAGCTTGTCACCGTGGTCCACTCAGGGTTGCCATAATAGGCGCAGGCATCGGTGGTCTCAGTGCTGCTATTGGACTCCGACGTCAAGGCCACCAAGTCGAT CTTTACGAAAAATCAAGCTTCGCCGTCGAGCTGGGTGCCGGTATCCATCTCACCCCCAACGGGAATGGGATCCTACGGCGATGGGGCATCTTTGCCGAGGAGTTTGGTGGCACTCTCCTAAACCGCCGATTCGAGTTTCACTACAATGGCGAACTCATACTGGACGAGAACCTGGCGACGCCTAATCTTCGCTGGGAGCATCCTTGGCATCTAGTTCACAGGGTTGCGCTACATGAGCGATTGAAGAGGGCCGCGACTGGAGAAGATGGGCGAGGTTTGCCAGCTATCCTGCACACATCATCAGAAGTTGTCCATGTTTCACCAGAGAGGGGTAAAATCACCCTAGTAGATGGCACTATCATCGAGGCAGATGTCATAATAGGGGCGGATGGTGTTCAT TCCAGAAGTCGACGATTCATCTGTGACTCGATGCCCGGGGTCATCAGCTCAGGGAAGGGAGCATTCCGATTCCTAATCCCGAGATCGTTGGCAGACGAGGACCCAGAAACACAACCTCTTGTAGAGGCTCGAGACGCTGCGTACATGTGGTTCGCTAATGATAGACGAGTTGTTCTGTATCCTTGCAATTCGAATAAGACTCTTAACTTCGTCTGTATACACCCCGAAGAAGAGTCTCATTCAATGGCGGGTGATG GTTGGGACAAGACTGGCTCACTCGAGCAGGTCCTCGAGGTGTTCAAGAGTTTCGATCCAGTTCTCCTTCGACTATTTCGGAAGATGGACCCCAAGGAACTCAAAGTGTGGCAATTGCTGGACATGGAGAAGCCCCCAGCCTGGGTGAATGAAAGGATGGCTTTGCTTGGAGATGCTGCCCACCCATTCACGCCTT ATCAGGGACAAGGGGCAAACCAGGCCATAGAAGACGCAGCTACTATTATGGTCGTGTTGCCTTACGGCACTTGTCCAGCAGACGTGCCAGAACGCCTAAAGAT AGTGATTCCCGGAAAGCGGGCTCGGACTGGAAAGATGGAAAGCCCCAAGTCGACCGCAAGTGTACCATTCTCGAAGCGCGAGGTCATGTTGGCTTACAGGATGCAAGCTGCGATATTCGGGAGCTTTAACTTCGCCCACGACGCCTACCACCACGCGAACATCGTTTTCAAGCGGCATCTTTGGAAGAGTACGCCAGGTGCCAGGTGGAGAATGCCGGTTTCTTTCGGGCCGTCTTATGAGTTACGCAGCCACGACTCAAGTGACTCCCGGCAGACTTTCACAACCGCTGCCGTGAGGTTCAAGTCGTCACGGACGTATCTCGAGTCTCTACTCCCGACCGAGTCGTACACTTTTGTGGCCGATGACACACTCTGCGAAGTGAGCCTCGCCATTACCACCCGGAAGAATGTGCCGTGTCTAGGGGGCGCAGACTACAGCCGGTTTGGCCTTTACCTCCATGGCGTTCAGTACAAGAGGGACGACGGCTCAACCGTTCAAGGCAGCTTTGTGCCTGTACTTCTGGAGGATTCGGCTGACATGGTTATTTCTACAAGGGAGGAACAAGGTATGCCTGCCCTCTTCTGCGACATCGAGGTTACCTCAAGCCCGCAGACCTATCAGATGAAGGCATCGTGGAGGGGCGTGAATTTCACAGATTTGATCTTGGAGGATCTCGAGGAGGATCCTCGAGCTGCAGAAACCGCGGGAGATGATGTATCGGGCCGCGTTCTCCTATCACATCACCTGAGGCCGAAAATCGGGGTCCCTGAGGAGCCAGGTGAGACATGCGCCATCAAGGGGAGCATTGGGGATGCATCTTGCAGGGTGACCCAGAGATGGCGGATCAAGAAAGGGTCCGTCAAACTGCAGGGTCACAGCTGGGAATCACTTCCGACGCTTCATCATGTTGCAGCTAGCCTAGCGGATATGGCCATGTATGGCATTGTATCTGCCGAGGTGGTGAGTGGAACTGGTGTTCCTGACAAGAGGAAGTATAGCAGAATCTAG
- a CDS encoding Cupin-2 domain-containing protein, whose product MAGNQLPVPNRFITGHNQAGKVIFETCLPDALVRTNVGTHDFFLGYVTNEHPVDLQDDKDIGVYEQYLAQPPGLAVPGGTVLRFVDFPPGKSAMHRTVSIDYGIVLEGEMELLLDSGETRHMRRGDVAIQRGTIHQWINPSGNEWARMVFMLQESKPLVVKGVTLEEELGAMEGKLPPSKK is encoded by the coding sequence ATGGCTGGCAACCAACTTCCCGTCCCAAACCGATTCATCACCGGCCACAACCAAGCTGGCAAGGTGATCTTCGAAACCTGCCTCCCCGATGCGCTCGTCAGAACCAACGTCGGGACTCACGACTTCTTCCTAGGCTATGTCACCAACGAGCACCCCGTCGATCTCCAGGACGACAAGGACATTGGCGTCTACGAGCAATACTTGGCCCAGCCTCCAGGACTCGCCGTCCCAGGAGGTACTGTCCTTCGATTCGTCGACTTCCCACCGGGCAAGTCGGCCATGCACCGGACGGTGAGCATCGACTACGGCATTGTGCTCGAGGGTGAGATGGAGCTGCTACTAGACTCGGGCGAGACCCGCCATATGAGACGCGGAGATGTTGCGATCCAGCGCGGGACGATTCACCAATGGATAAATCCTAGCGGCAACGAGTGGGCACGGATGGTGTTTATGCTCCAGGAGAGCAAGCCGTTGGTTGTGAAAGGGGTcacgttggaggaggagctcggcgCGATGGAAGGCAAGCTACCGCCTTCGAAGAAATAG
- a CDS encoding LIM zinc-binding domain-containing protein, whose product MAVSTREDAAKLGVWCFHSSWAECEPWFPYLIPRASSLRNGRLLCSFYSHRLPASMEPFSAASSVAGLIIAAGKIYSLLDFISSVKNSPTTVSDAKNEVKHAQLALCSLKRYLNNLASLNPTRTAMIQVDDLRVTLSDAMMAFSDFETLLLTLDSIARVKTVIVWPKYAKEIKEHMAKVQRYKTSLTLMLNILQCETQFEAWQSQKRLEALIEGVMQENKTLRHMMNESQDAFDAQSTFTKRQEDDRSTIWARDNDEDDTETIRGSIRGRTRESIGSGNQNHASEKGHQSKVLRLPFERILEQSWVYKRNQRNSCDCSFISSAERSHTWSVFSGFSLADVSILSVIAMPLTTMELANGEHYQVEAQNEGLTWPPEDFDEQSTFNSQPSSETPTLPNLGPEDVRLTWNMLSKEEEEEQRDWMSEASFEMEDEETSERAHTPLSNSDRLDERDKIRDYKLGSGVKDHDDELCQCTGCQGPLEKTEAFRLGDFHWHEACFRCSMCGCIMEQDGKLMIQEDGTITCNDCSQYCADCGSKIKDLAVILGSGTAVCPSCFVCFVCKQRIRDLKYARSTRGRACMTCHEAMTAKKARRKAMLLPAV is encoded by the exons ATGGCAGTTTCGACAAGGGAGGATGCAGCGAAACTGGGCGTTTGGTGCTTCCACAGCTCCTGGGCTGAATGCGAGCCCTGGTTCCCTTATTTGATACCGCGAGCTTCCTCTTTGCGGAATGGACGTCTTCTTTGCAGCTTCTACTCCCATCGTCTTCCGGCTTCAATGGAACCCTTCAGCGCTGCTTCATCCGTAGCAGGTCTTATCATAGCTGCAGGCAAGATCTATAGTCTCCTCGACTTCATCTCTTCTGTCAAAAACTCCCCGACGACCGTTAGCGATGCCAAGAACGAAGTCAAACATGCCCAGTTGGCCCTGTGCTCCCTAAAACGATATCTGAACAACCTCGCCTCCCTCAATCCCACGCGAACGGCCATGATCCAGGTTGATGACTTGAGAGTGACCCTAAGTGATGCTATGATGGCATTCTCTGACTTTGAGACTCTTCTCCTCACTCTGGACAGTATTGCGCGGGTGAAAACAGTCATAGTATGGCCCAAGTACGCCAAAGAAATCAAGGAACACATGGCCAAGGTTCAAAGATACAAGACATCCTTAACCTTGATGCTCAATATTCTGCAATG CGAGACTCAGTTTGAGGCGTGGCAGTCTCAAAAACGCCTCGAGGCATTGATCGAAGGTGTTATGCAAGAGAACAAAACACTGAGGCATATGATGAATGAATCGCAAGACGCCTTTGATGCTCAGAGCACCTTCACCaagcggcaagaagatgacCGATCGACAATCTGGGCAAGAGACAACGATGAAGACGACACCGAAACAATCAGGGGGAGCATCAGAGGACGCACCAGAGAAAGTATTGGGAGCGGCAACCAGAACCACGCCTCTGAAAAAGGACATCAGTCCAAGGTGCTGAGACTACCCTTTGAGAGAATCCTCGAGCAGTCATGGGTTTATAAACGAAACCAGCGCAACTCGTGCGACTGCTCATTCATCAGCTCCGCAGAACGGTCCCATACCTGGTCTGTTTTCTCAGGCTTCAGCTTGGCAGATGTATCTATCCTGTCAGTCATCGCCATGCCTCTGACGACCATGGAACTCGCGAATGGGGAACACTATCAAGTTGAAGCTCAGAACGAGGGCTTGACGTGGCCACCCGAGGACTTTGATGAACAAAGTACATTCAACTCACAGCCGAGCTCCGAAACACCCACCCTGCCGAACCTCGGGCCCGAAGATGTGAGATTGACATGGAACATGCTctccaaagaagaagaagaagaacaaaggGATTGGATGAGTGAAGCCAGTtttgagatggaggatgaggaaaccTCTGAAAGGGCACACACTCCCTTATCCAACTCGGACAGGCTGGACGAACGCGACAAGATAAGAGATTACAAGCTAGGAAGTGGTGTTAAGGACCATGATGACGAATTATGCCAATGCACTGGCTGTCAAGGG CCGCTTGAGAAGACTGAAGCATTTAGGCTGG GGGACTTTCATTGGCATGAAGCTTGCTTCCGCTGTAGTATGTGCGGCTGCATCATGGAACAAGACGGCAAACTCATGATCCAGGAAGATGGGACTATTACCTGCAATGACTGTTCGCAGTATTGTGCGGATTGTGGTAGCAAGATCAAGGACCTGGCCGTTATCCTTGGGTCTGGCACTGCTGTCTGCCCCTCATGCTTCGTATGTTTCGTCTGCAAGCAGCGAATCAGAGATCTGAAGTACGCCAGAAGCACCCGGGGCAGAGCTTGCATGACTTGTCATGAGGCGATGACAGCGAAGAAAGCTCGGAGGAAGGCCATGCTGCTACCGGCAGTTTAG
- a CDS encoding Proteasome subunit beta: protein MDSLVAKYSRPAYQQNEPFEDQDELVNPMADLSIKFAMPPVAQPSSWLRAATDDRSNPDCPIKIAHGTTTLAFRFQGGIIVATDSRATAGNWIASQTVKKVIEINSVLLGTMAGGAADCQYWLAWLGMQCRLHELRHKRRISVAAASKILANLVYSYKGMGLSMGTMCAGVTKEEGPALYYVDSDGTRLAGNLFCVGSGQTFAYGVLDAEYRYDLTDEEALELGKRSILAATHRDAYSGGFINLYHVKEEGWVKHGFNDTNPIFWKTKLEKGEFTNVTSELE from the exons ATGGACTCTCTTGTCGCAAAATACAGCCGGCCGGCGTACCAGCAGAATGAGCCCTTTGAGGACCAGGACGAGCTGGTGAATCCCATGGCCGACCTCTCCATCAAGTTTGCCATGCCTCCCGTTGCTCAG CCCTCATCATGGCTCCGAGCTGCCACCGATGACCGATCCAACCCCGACTGCCCCATCAAGATCGCCCACGGAACCACGACCCTGGCTTTCCGCTTCCAGGGCGGCATCATCGTCGCTACCGACTCGCGAGCCACGGCCGGCAACTGGATCGCCTCGCAGACTGTCAAGAAGGTGATTGAGATCAACAGCGTCCTCCTGGGCACCATGGCCGGTGGCGCCGCCGACTGCCAGTACTGGCTCGCCTGGCTGGGCATGCAGTGCCGCCTGCACGAGCTCCGACACAAGCGCCGCATCAGCGTGGCCGCCGCCAGCAAGATCCTCGCCAACCTCGTCTACAGCTACAAGGGCATGGGCCTCAGCATGGGCACCATGTGCGCCGGTgtcaccaaggaggagggacCCGCCCTCTACTACGTCGACAGCGACGGCACCCGCCTCGCCGGCAACCTCTTCTGTGTCGGTTCCGGTCAGACCTTTGCCTACGGTGTGCTCGACGCCGAGTACCGCTACGACCTGACGGATGAGGAGGCCCTCGAGCTCGGCAAGCGAAGTATCCTGGCCGCCACCCACCGAGACGCCTACTCTGGTGGCTTCATCAACCTGTACcacgtcaaggaggagggctgGGTCAAGCACGGCTTCAACGACACCAACCCCATCTTCTGGAAGaccaagctggagaagggcgAGTTCACCAACGTGACGAGCGAGCTGGAATAG
- a CDS encoding TRNA N6-adenosine threonylcarbamoyltransferase, mitochondrial, giving the protein MHSLLQCSRRRLPIVAAIQRRSRSLVTLAIETSCDDTGVAILRHTPKSTELLFNERISSDNRAFKGIHPLVAVKGHSSALAPLVRRALDALPDDVGDGRHCTAPGGARKQIPDFVSVTRGPGMRSNLGIGLDMAKGLAVAWGVPLVGVHHMQAHALTPRLARALGMSMGEKQTEEGTRSGPEFPFLSLLVSGGHTQLVYSSGLTDHAILATSGDIAVGNLLDQTARDILPADVFDSSDHVMYGRLLEAFAFPPGEDMESAYESVFTPPASRAAEMEPPPSGYDWVVPTPFRQSRKLAFSFSSIYTHVHNIATESGSSMSVVERQTLAQHTMMAAFTHLAGRLCVALEDRPELCEAKTLVVAGGVASNRFLMHVLRRMLAVRGFGHLQIVAPPVELCTDNAAMIAWTGMEMFQAGWESEVNITGIGKWPMDPEHGEGILGVDGWVRRES; this is encoded by the coding sequence ATGCACTCCCTCCTACAATGCAGCCGCCGGCGCCTCCCCATCGTCGCCGCCATCCAGCGCCGTAGCCGCTCCCTCGTGACGCTCGCCATCGAGACGTCCTGCGACGACACTGGAGTCGCCATCCTCCGGCACACGCCCAAGTCGACCGAGCTCCTCTTCAACGAGCGCATATCGTCCGACAACCGCGCCTTCAAGGGAATACACCCCCTGGTCGCCGTAAAGGGCCACAGCTCTGCGCTGGCACCCCTCGTCCGCCGTGCCCTCGACGCTCTGCCTGACGATGTCGGTGATGGAAGGCATTGCACTGCGCCCGGCGGCGCTCGCAAGCAGATCCCGGACTTTGTCTCGGTGACGCGCGGGCCTGGGATGCGCTCCAACTTGGGGATTGGGCTGGATATGGCAAAGGGACTTGCCGTTGCTTGGGGTGTGCCGCTGGTGGGAGTTCACCACATGCAGGCTCACGCCTTGACACCCCGCCTGGCGAGAGCGTTGGGCATGAGTATGGGAGAGAAGCAGACAGAGGAGGGGACCAGATCCGGACCAGAGTTTCCCTTTCTGTCTCTCCTCGTCTCTGGAGGACACACACAACTCGTCTACTCGTCCGGCCTCACAGACCACGCTATCCTCGCCACGAGCGGTGATATTGCCGTCGGGAACCTGCTCGACCAGACAGCCCGTGACATCCTCCCCGCGGATGTTTTTGACTCGAGCGATCATGTCATGTACGGTCGTCTCCTCGAGGCCTTTGCCTTCCCACCAGGCGAGGACATGGAATCTGCTTACGAGTCTGTCTTTACACCGCCGGCCTCGCGGGCTGCTGAGATGGAGCCTCCCCCCTCAGGATACGACTGGGTTGTGCCGACACCGTTCAGGCAGAGCCGTAAGCTCGCCTTTTCCTTTAGCAGTATCTACACGCACGTGCACAATATTGCTACGGAATCAGGCTCATCTATGTCTGTGGTTGAGCGCCAGACACTGGCACAACACACCATGATGGCGGCCTTTACACACCTCGCAGGTCGGCTATGCGTAGCCTTGGAGGATAGGCCAGAGCTGTGTGAGGCAAAGACACTCGTCGTGGCCGGCGGCGTGGCGAGTAATCGCTTCCTCATGCACGTTCTTCGCCGGATGCTGGCAGTTCGTGGGTTTGGACATTTGCAGATCGTAGCACCACCTGTTGAGCTCTGCACCGACAACGCCGCCATGATTGCGTGGACGGGCATGGAGATGTTTCAGGCCGGCTGGGAGTCTGAGGTGAATATCACGGGGATTGGAAAGTGGCCTATGGACCCGGAGCATGGGGAGGGCATATTAGGTGTTGACGGTTGGGTGAGACGAGAGTCATGA
- a CDS encoding TRNA N6-adenosine threonylcarbamoyltransferase, mitochondrial, with the protein MNYSAQPQLPPCPPPYTAAQPRVQEDWEDWEDDDHAAPTHTGEQASTDFTPAHRVSSRTSKLYGQRSSRVSAARAIRVKSRQRQKAQNAKAGIKLITDMSTFRRQTNFGHTRHTPVGRTGRFVDAAALRALEGEPNSASVGNWNWFKRGKDQSPATASPQLLSAQSGRTLDQKLSPDDRPIVIGISLSSEEANGSVGGYNTSPTPIETPHPEPPQQQPAPGHLAAPAPTSKPLPTAAQQKSVWSPDTPDTASSFSTIRYASSIYSQFPVPPDSDAPPVPAVPENFKKAQNNRHVSIDMGGNAPEESDSGTPCTLFEEDGTSSPQKQLKAKSPGVTPDSAGSKTRGWWDHHVVTPFMDKRLTFTTALKQTFESPKDSRIDEWWNKVEDKPQPKQTQNPNSNPNLYLTPNLLLGPFQTPIVKEPIPRRTPSPRIESIAESSSGPSTARSSPVPNATSSIVKPRIVITSEVISEQPPPYSPPPKKTEGTPIKYAAVLPPGHALQTQFPPSPGPTSPGPMSPGLASTMSSQRGTRLQEVPLTPAPRENIRDNIRLSQMPLPTRPIGTFVPQEHSLADGGEMTKVERTRRRHEKEEVVARRLGGFWRGRGCIPNEGCFGRTGREGRKRRRVWMIVVGVVIALMILAITLGVVLSRPHHKKELPSIWVNLTDFPPMPTGGLTVVGPDNVLAKPGCTEPLTMWSCALPKEQHKSVAPYKPTQPTIMMQIQWDNSTRNEWKVPNGEPPSLKHRRSMGIAARASSLIRERQTSDFEPSPDQPNFQEMWFLGNTTDDIKSKEKAGEATPFYISLVDSIETEETKELVKRDSSPEVKVNLTDALPPPELDEDGKPKPAVLLPKPVQQPVRLYDRGLPTEHYGFYTYFKRTIYLKSVTVLNNTDEGDIPLDEDGGCGETEADFLTTWSETRLLVQIWTRKLASNTSSLLEPKGMGSIDGSKELIRPGTMPYPVTVTMDTHGGDRGKKFVWAWPINNRQQVDEGNPKLLANNIAYGGTWINKRSDGDEKFGGFDGGTGGCKCQWVNWV; encoded by the coding sequence ATGAACTATTCCGCACAGCCTCAACTCccaccttgccctcctccctATACAGCAGCCCAACCGCGAGTACAGGAGGACTGGGAAGACTGGGAGGACGATGACCACGCCGCGCCAACCCATACCGGCGAGCAGGCCTCGACCGACTTCACCCCGGCGCATCGCGTATCATCTCGAACTTCCAAGCTTTACGGACAACGGTCATCGAGAGTCTCCGCTGCTAGAGCCATACGAGTCAAGTCTCGACAACGCCAGAAGGCCCAAAATGCTAAGGCAGGTATCAAGCTCATTACGGACATGTCTACTTTCCGACGCCAGACCAACTTCGGCCATACCAGGCACACACCAGTGGGCCGTACTGGGAGGTTCGTCGATGCTGCTGCCCTGAGGGCTCTGGAAGGAGAGCCAAACTCGGCTTCAGTAGGAAACTGGAACTGGTTCAAGAGGGGCAAGGATCAAAGCCCAGCGACCGCCTCGCCCCAACTACTATCGGCCCAGTCAGGACGAACTTTGGATCAAAAGCTCTCACCAGATGACCGACCCATCGTGATTGGCATTTCTCTTTCGTCTGAAGAGGCGAATGGTTCCGTGGGAGGCTACAATACTTCGCCGACCCCTATCGAGACTCCTCACCCCGAACCTCCTCAGCAACAACCAGCGCCTGGCCACCTCGCTGCTCCTGCCCCTACTTCCAAGCCATTGCCGACTGCTGCCCAACAAAAGTCCGTATGGTCGCCTGATACTCCCGATACTGCCTCATCGTTCAGCACGATCCGCTATGCTTCGAGCATCTATTCGCAATTCCCAGTCCCACCCGATAGCGACGCTCCTCCAGTACCAGCGGTTCCAGAAAACTTCAAGAAGGCACAAAACAATCGGCATGTTAGCATCGACATGGGCGGTAACGCTCCTGAGGAATCGGATAGCGGTACCCCCTGTACCCTCTTTGAAGAGGATGGAACCTCAAGCCCACAGAAACAGTTGAAGGCCAAGTCACCAGGGGTGACACCTGACAGCGCTGGTTCAAAGACTCGCGGGTGGTGGGATCATCATGTTGTCACTCCCTTCATGGACAAGAGACTCACCTTCACGACCGCTTTGAAGCAGACCTTTGAATCACCCAAAGATAGTCGCATTGACGAGTGGTGGAATAAGGTTGAGGACAAGCCCCAGCCGAAACAAACCCAAAACCCGAATTCGAACCCAAACCTGTACCTCACGCCGAACCTGCTACTTGGTCCATTCCAGACACCCATCGTCAAGGAGCCTATACCACGTCGAACGCCCTCCCCTCGTATCGAAAGCATAGCCGAGTCTTCTTCTGGCCCTTCAACCGCTCGGTCATCTCCAGTCCCCAACGCAACCTCGAGCATTGTGAAGCCGCGGATTGTCATCACGTCAGAGGTTATCTCTGAGCAGCCACCCCCATACTCGCCTCCGCCAAAGAAGACTGAAGGCACGCCGATCAAGTACGCAGCTGTACTGCCACCTGGACATGCTCTTCAGACCCAGTTCCCACCATCCCCCGGACCCACGTCTCCTGGGCCCATGTCTCCCGGTCTTGCCTCAACCATGTCTTCTCAAAGGGGTACTCGTTTGCAAGAAGTCCCATTGACGCCTGCTCCTCGCGAGAACATCCGGGACAATATTCGACTCTCGCAGATGCCGCTCCCAACACGGCCAATTGGAACCTTTGTACCCCAAGAACACTCGCTCGCTGATGGGGGGGAAATGACCAAGGTTGAGCGTACACGACGTCGAcacgagaaggaagaggtggTAGCCCGACGCTTGGGTGGCTTCTGGAGGGGTAGAGGATGTATCCCCAATGAGGGCTGCTTTGGCCGAACTGGTCGGGAGGGACGCAAACGTCGACGAGTCTGGATGATTGTGGTTGGAGTCGTCATTGCTCTGATGATTCTGGCCATCACACTGGGAGTCGTTTTGAGCCGCCCCCACCACAAGAAGGAACTCCCCTCGATTTGGGTCAACCTGACAGATTTCCCTCCTATGCCCACAGGAGGTCTGACGGTGGTTGGACCAGACAACGTTTTGGCCAAGCCTGGCTGCACTGAGCCCTTGACCATGTGGAGCTGTGCTCTCCCCAAGGAGCAGCACAAGTCGGTTGCCCCTTACAAGCCTACCCAGCCGACCATCATGATGCAGATCCAGTGGGACAACAGTACACGCAATGAGTGGAAGGTTCCTAACGGAGAACCCCCTTCACTCAAGCACCGCCGAAGTATGGGGATCGCGGCGCGTGCGAGCAGCTTGATCCGAGAGCGACAGACATCCGACTTTGAACCCAGCCCTGACCAGCCAAACTTTCAGGAGATGTGGTTCTTGGGTAACACGACTGACGATATCAAATCGAAGGAGAAGGCAGGTGAAGCAACGCCTTTCTACATCAGTCTGGTAGATTCCATTGAGAcggaggagaccaaggagctgGTTAAGCGTGATAGCTCGCCGGAAGTCAAGGTCAACCTGACCGACGCTCTCCCGCCGCCTGAGCTAGATGAAGACGGCAAACCCAAGCCAGCTGTGTTGCTGCCAAAGCCTGTGCAGCAACCGGTGCGGCTCTACGACCGTGGTCTCCCCACGGAGCACTACGGGTTCTACACGTACTTCAAGCGAACCATCTACCTGAAATCGGTAACGGTTCTCAACAACACTGATGAGGGTGACATTCCattggatgaggatggcggctGCGGGGAAACTGAGGCCGATTTCCTCACCACTTGGAGCGAGACACGGCTGCTGGTTCAAATCTGGACACGCAAACTCGCAAGCAACACATCGTCGCTACTCGAGCCTAAGGGCATGGGTAGCATTGATGGTTCCAAGGAGCTGATCCGACCAGGAACAATGCCGTACCCGGTGACGGTGACTATGGATACCCACGGCGGAGATCGGGGGAAGAAGTTTGTGTGGGCGTGGCCGATTAACAACCGGCAGCAGGTAGATGAGGGCAATCCTAAGTTGCTGGCCAACAACATTGCCTACGGTGGAACATGGATCAACAAGCGATCAGACGGAGACGAGAAGTTTGGCGGATTCGACGGCGGGACCGGAGGATGCAAATGCCAATGGGTAAACTGGGTGTGA
- a CDS encoding GH16 domain-containing protein — MRTSTVAFGLAALFQGAVNAQYTLSTTYDASNFFTAFDFFNEEDPTHGFVEYVDANTANAEGLAGFVEGAIYMGVDYHTQNPQNGRKSVRVTSQQSFTHGLFLADIAHMPGSIPGVWPAFWMFGPEWPTSGEIDILEGVNTQTQNAITLHTGPGCSITNDGTAQGTTLNKQNCNAGNGNEGCGQSTSDNQNYGDGFNAIGGGVYATEWTSDYIAVWFFHRDRIPSDIQSDCPNPSSWGPPLAKFNGGQGCNIDQHFKDHNLIFDTTFCGDWAGAPEVWNNNPETSALGACEDYVASNPADFQEAYWLVNSIKVFNNGYGNGGGNGDGYHGNSTKRAVIAKPFLA; from the coding sequence ATGCGTACCTCTACCGTCGCCTTTGGCCTCGCGGCCCTCTTCCAGGGCGCCGTCAACGCTCAGTACACCCTCAGCACCACATACGACGCTTCCAACTTCTTCACTGCCTTTGACTTCTTCAACGAGGAGGATCCCACCCACGGCTTTGTCGAGTACGTCGATGCCAACACGGCCAATGCAGAGGGCCTCGCCGGCTTCGTCGAGGGCGCCATCTACATGGGCGTCGACTACCACACCCAGAACCCTCAGAACGGTCGCAAGTCTGTCCGCGTCACCTCGCAACAGTCCTTCACCCacggcctcttcctcgccgacATTGCCCACATGCCCGGCAGCATCCCCGGCGTCTGGCCTGCCTTTTGGATGTTTGGTCCTGAGTGGCCCACCTCGGGCGAGATCGATATCCTCGAAGGTGTAAACACTCAAACCCAGAACGCCATCACCCTTCACACCGGTCCTGGCTgctccatcaccaacgacGGCACCGCCCAGGGCACTACCCTCAACAAGCAGAATTGCAACGCCGGTAACGGCAATGAGGGCTGCGGCCAGTCGACTTCCGACAACCAGAACTacggtgatggcttcaatgCTATCGGTGGCGGCGTCTATGCCACCGAGTGGACATCCGACTACATCGCCGTCTGGTTCTTCCACCGCGACCGCATCCCCTCCGATATCCAGTCTGACTGCCCCAACCCCTCGTCCTGGGGCCCTCCCCTGGCCAAGTTCAACGGCGGCCAGGGCTGTAACATCGACCAGCACTTCAAGGACCACAACCTCATCTTCGACACCACCTTCTGCGGTGACTGGGCCGGCGCCCCCGAGGTCTGGAACAACAACCCCGAGACATCGGCCCTGGGCGCCTGCGAGGACTACGTCGCTTCCAACCCGGCCGACTTCCAGGAGGCCTACTGGCTCGTCAACAGCATCAAGGTGTTCAACAACGGATACGGCAACGGCGGCGGCAATGGCGACGGCTACCATGGCAACTCTACCAAGCGCGCAGTCATCGCCAAGCCCTTCCTCGCTTAA